A stretch of the Coprobacillus cateniformis genome encodes the following:
- a CDS encoding pyridoxamine 5'-phosphate oxidase family protein, with amino-acid sequence MRRKDREITDFNEIIDIIKKCDVCRIALNDDEYPYVVPLNFGLDVQGNQVFFYFHAAMEGKKLDLIAKDNRATFEMDCDHNFILYEERMSCTMGYASVIGHGTIEIVADEDKYESLKILMRQYHAEDFKFNTDMMKVTTVLKMTVTDMLGKRRNNIH; translated from the coding sequence ATGAGAAGAAAAGATAGAGAAATCACTGATTTTAATGAAATAATTGATATTATTAAAAAATGTGATGTTTGTAGAATTGCATTAAACGATGATGAATATCCATATGTTGTTCCACTCAATTTTGGTTTGGATGTACAAGGAAATCAGGTATTTTTTTATTTCCATGCTGCTATGGAAGGGAAAAAGTTGGATTTAATAGCAAAGGATAATCGTGCAACATTTGAAATGGATTGTGATCATAATTTTATTCTATATGAAGAAAGAATGAGTTGTACTATGGGATATGCAAGTGTTATTGGACATGGAACTATAGAAATTGTTGCGGATGAAGATAAATATGAATCATTAAAAATTTTAATGCGCCAATATCATGCAGAAGATTTTAAATTTAATACAGATATGATGAAAGTCACGACTGTATTGAAAATGACAGTGACAGATATGTTAGGAAAGAGAAGAAATAATATACATTAG